GGCGATTTGAAACAATCGATCTATGAGTTTCGTGGGGCTGATACCGACTCATACTCGAAAATTGAGGAATGGATTGCCAAGGACGGCATGGTGCTGACATTATCAACAAACTGGCGCTCCAATCCGTCGCTAGTAATGTTTGTCAACACCGTCTTTGACCGCATTAAGAAAAAAGAAAGCGGTAATTATACTTTTTACCAGGAACCGCTAAAACCAAAAGAAGAGGGGGCCCATATAAGCTTTAGCGAAATATCGGAATGGATTCTATGCAATCCGACGGAATCGCAGGCGAAAAAAGTAGCTGAGTGGCTGAAGAAAAAATTAAGCAACGACGATCCTAGCCGTTATTGTCTGTTATTTCGAAAGAACTTTGAGATTAAAGCATTTGAGAAAGAGTTTACAAATCAAAAAATTCCTTTCAAGGTGATTGGAAGCGGAGACTTTTACAACTGCCGGGAAATCATCGATGCCCTGAAGCTGCTCCAATATCTATACATGCCGACAATGAGCAAATACGCTTTTGAGGCATTGGGTACTATTTTTATTAATTATGATCGCAGTAAACTCGACGAACTTTATAGAAATATAAAGCCGTTAATCCCAAAATTCACACCAGCGCAAATATTAGACTATATTTATAAATTTACCCTTGCCCATAAAGCATATCCAAAACAAGCTTATGCCAATCTCGTAAAATTAAAACAGCTTGCAAGAGATTTAGGTTTCAATGAACACATTACCTTAGGGCAGTTCATCCAATGGCTCTCAGCTATGATTCAGGCGGAGAAAGATGAACCGCAGGCAGATGTTTTGGATGTTGATTCCGATGACCGGTATGTAACAATGATGACGATTCATAAGGCTAAGGGGCTCGAGTTTCCGATTGTGATCCTTCCAAATTTGGATCAAAGCATTAGCCAGCGGGCGCTAAATCCTGAAATTTTATATCATCGTCATCAAATGACACTCGAATTTTGTTATGAAAAATATTATTCAACAGGTACAAAAATTGTTTCAAAAAACTATGAGGAAGCTGTAAACTTAAATCAATATTCAATTTATTCGGAGGAACTGCGAGTGTTATACGTTGCCTTAACACGAGCCAAGGAAAAACTTGTACTCGTTGGCTCTGCGAACTGTCCAGAAAGCAAAATTTGCTATCAAAATTGGCTAAAAATCGATTAGCGTTGCGCTAATCGATTTTTTAGCTTCTTCGTCAGCCATGATGGCTTATTCGCCGTTAACATGATAGGACCGTTGTAGATCTTTCCCTCTATAATCGGTCTCAGCTGTCGTTCATAAACAGCAGTTGAACGAATAGAGTTAATATCGACAATAAAGAGATAGTCCGTACTCCTACAATAGTCGCTTAACTGTTCCAACTCAAAAAGCTTCAGTGTCAGCCCTCTTTTTGCCAAAAGCCCTCTGCTTTTTAATAAATCACTAATAAACTCCTTTACTGTTCCTCTTCTCAAGAAGCGATTTAACGGATAGGCAATCGTTATGTTTCTTGCTGCTCCCGTTTGGCAAAGATGATGGACTCGATCAACAACATAATAAAATTCATCAACATAATGTTCAAAAGAAATCAATTGAACATTCAATATTTCTTTTCGTTCCTTCTCCTCTTTTCCCGTTTGTTGTTCCTCTTCCAATGATCTATCTACTTGTCCAGAATAATTAACTTTAATCACTGGATAAATAACTTGTTTTACAATGCGGGCTTCTTCTCGTGAAAGACTGTTAATGGTGAAGAGTTTTTCCATTATGCCGTTGATTTTTTCGTTAAAGACATGACTGTCCTCAAGATCTTCCATACAGAACAATTGTCCTAGCGGAATCACCTGATCAATGCACAAGTTGATAATATCAGACGCTGTCAAATCTACAAAAACACATCCTACAGCGACTGGAAACTTCAATTTCCCTTGAAAGTTTCCTGCTTGTTCCACTAATTCCTTGTGTTTGCTTAGTAGATTTATTAACTCATTTCGATACTCAATTGCTTGACTAAACGGGTTTTTTATACTGACCTCCTTCCCCTGGCTGTATATTTTCCAGTAATCCTTTCTAATTTCCAGAATCGTCTGAGTAGTATAATCCTTTACCTCTAGTATAAGAATGCCGTAATATTCGTGAAAAAGTATAAAATCTGGATATTTCCCGTTAATTACAGGTTCATAATACACTGTCCATAAATCGTCCAGGTTTGCTTTTAAAGCATTAAATAGCTTCTCTTCTCCTCTTGTTTTAAATGTCGGACATTCTGGAATAATATACGCCATTTTCTTTTCCCTCTCTCAAACATGCCATTCGTCACAGAAATTTTATTGAATTTTCTCATGCATTTATTATACCGCTTCTCTGTTTTTAAACAAAACATCATTGTCTCTTCCTCAAAATTCAGCGTTTGTGTCCTTAATCCAATCAAAATTCCCATACACCCACATACTCCCCCCTCTTTCATCCCATACTAAGAAAAATCGACATAATTCGCGCTTGGGGCTATGATGGAACACTCGATCCTTTGGCTGCTTGCTGCGGTGGGCATCGGTTTGCTGGGGCTCAGCTTCCGCTTTCTTTCACCAAGGGAAGTATGGCTTTCGTTTTTGCTGAATGCGTATATTTCCAGTTTGGCAGGCCTGATCGTCAGCGGGGCGGGAATGCTTGCCTATCCGGTGCGGCTGTTTCCAGATTATACGAACGACAGCGTGATCTTTGAATACTTGCTTTACCCTGTTGTCAGTGTGTACGTTTACGGGACATCGCGCCGCTCGGGCTGGAAGGGGATATGGATGCAGTGCGCCGCTTATACAGGGGGGATGACGGCGGTCGAGATCCTGTTGGAGCGGCACACCGACCTGATCGAATACCATACGTGGAAGTGGGGATATTCATTCGTCTCGATGTTTGTCGTGACGCTCGCGGTTCGGGTGATGGCGGGACGGCTGCTGAAAGAAAACGGGTGAGCTGGCATGTCTATTTCTCCTAGTTGGCGCTATACATATAGTATAGTTGTCCAAAAGGAGGCGAATAGGATGGTGCTGTTTGACATCAAACACCGCCTGTATTATGAAGCCATCAATTCCGTGCGCCCGAAAATGGCGCCGATCCGCCAAGACCGGGCTTGGGGGTATGTATGGAAGACTGTGAACGGCGAGCGGGTGAAGTTTTGGATCGATTTCCAGCGCGGACAGTATCTCTATTTTGAATATGGGCGAAAATGGTATCGAGTGAAGTATTTGCAGGCGGACGGGCGGAAATCAGGAGAAGACATATTGAACGGGGCGATGATTGATTTGACGGTGGATGGTCACCAGCTTCTGCTGCTGAAGGGGCGCATCCGCAGCCAGACAGCGCACGCTATGTAAAAGCGGTTGCCCCCCGAGCCATCCTACATGAACAGCCGACAGACGCGCTTGCGCACACGCCTGATTCCACTCCCGGTGAACTGTGCTATCCCCATTGGCCGCATAGGCTGGGCAACAGTGTGCCCTAACAGGAGAGGGTGAAGACATGGATCGATTCCATTTATGGGCGTTGTTGGTTCTAGGGCTCATCCTACTGGCTTTCAGTTTGCGCAAACCGCCCATTAAAGACGTGATTCTCGTGTTTTTATTGAAAGCTTATTTTTCCACCTTTTTCGGTGTCATTGTGGTCGAAAAGCATTTGCTCGACTATCCCGTGAGGTTTTTGGGGCAATACTTCGACACGAGCATCTTGTTTGAATACTTTCTGTATCCGATCATGTGCGTGTATTTTTATCGAACGTCGTACCATTCGAGCTTTTTCGGCATTGTCGGACAATGCGCCTTGTATACAGCCGCTTTGACGTTCATAGAAGTTCTTTATGAAAAGTATACAAATTTGATCACGTACCATACGTGGACATGGATGCATTCGTTTGTCACGATCTTTCTTCTGTCGTTTTTCGTTCGGATGCTGATGAAGTGGATCAACCGCTGGGAAGAGTCCGTCCGCTGGCGTTCATGACCGCTTCGTCACAGAAGCGCCCGAACGGACAAGAGACAACGTTGGCTTTCCAAAAGAAACTGTTTGCGGCCGAACGAATGTCCGCATGAAGCCCCTATGTCGAAAACGTGAGATCTCTTGGCGGCAGATGTCAAAGCAAGCATACAGGCGGCAAAGAGCCCCTCGCTCCTTGCCGCCTTCTTTTTATGCCCACCACATCTCCGGCAGTTCTTCTTTGAACAACACCTTTTTCAAGAGGGCGACGGCCTTTGACAGCCCTTCATCGATCGAAGCGAGCATATCTTCGTGTTCGATTGACAGCACGTAGTCGTAGCCGACGGCGCGCAGGGCGCTGACGATGTCGCGCCACATTTTTTCGCTTTGCCCGTAGCCGACGGTGCGGAACACCCATGAGCGATCGAGAATTTGGCTGTAATGTTTCGTATCGAGCACGCCGTTTTTGCGGATGTTCGCTTCGTCTAAGTACGTGTCTTTCGCATGGACGTGGAAAATCGCTTTTTCGCGGCCGAGCAGTTTGATCGCCTCAACCGGGTCGATGCCTTGCCAAAGCAAGTGGCTCGGGTCAAAGTTGGCGCCGATCGCTTCACCGACGTGTTCGCGCAGTTTGAGGAGCGTTTCCGGGTTGTAGACGACGAAGCCCGGATGCATTTCAAAGGCGATTTGCGTGATGCCGTGCTCCTTGGCGAACGCTGCTTCTTCGCGCCAGTACGGGATGACGACTTCTTCCCATTGCCATTTTAAAATTTCCAAGTAATCCGGCGGCCAAGAGCACGTGACCCAGTTTGGGTATTTGGCGCCGGGATGGTCGCCCGGGCAGCCGGAGAAGGCGTTGATGACCGGGACTTCAAGCTGCTCAGCGAGCCTGACCGTTTTCCTCCATGTATCATGCGACTGTTTCGCGAACGCTTTGTCCGGATGAAGCGGGTTGCCATGGCAGCTTAAGGCGCTGATCACAAGGCCGCGGTCGGCGGCGGCTTTTTTCAGAGCTTTGATTTTTTCCGGCTGGTCCAAAAGTACATCAGGATCGCAATGGGCGTTGCCCGGGTAATTGCCGGTGCCAAGCTCGACGGCCTCAATGCCCATGGCGGCGACTTTGTCGAGCATGTCTTCCAACGGCAGCTGTTGATACAAGACGGTAAATACGCCTACTTTCATCTCGTTCTTCTCCCCTTTCTAGCGGTGTGAAGCCGGCCGGTCGGCGGCCGGCTCCGCCGTGTCGTTTTGTTTTGGCGCGCCGTTCGCGCCCGTGCTGGCCGCGCTGACGCCGCTTATTCCGCCACCCGCACCCACCGTTTGGTGCGATGGCTTTCCAAAATGGCGTCGACGATCGTCATCGTATGGTGGCCGTCAGCGATCGTCGCAAACGGCAGTTCCCCGAGCGCCTCGCCGCGTTGTTTCCGGATGATGGCGCAGTAAAAATCACGGAACAAATTTTTCAGCCCGTCCGGCCAGCCTTCCTCATGGCCGCCTGGATAATGGGCGTAAGCGGCGGCTTGCGGCGACAAGAGTGCTGGGTCGCGGACGATTTCTTCGTTCGGGCCGTTGCGGCGCCCGACCCAGAGGCGGTTCGGGTGCTCTTGGTCCCAGGCGAGCGTCATCTCATCGGCGGCGATTTCAAAATAGAGCCGGTTTTTCCGGCCAGCGCTCACTTGGGAAATCGTAAACGCCCCATGGGTGCCGTCGTCAAAATGAACGAGCACGCTGCCGCCGTCTTCGGTGTCAATCTGGACTGGCTCCGCGTCTTGGTTGTGGCCGGATGTAAACGTGCTCCCTTCCTGTTTCGGCTTGTAGCGAACCGGATGGACGGTGCGCAAGTCGGCGAACACTTCGACGATGCGTTTTCCGAGCACGTATTGCACTGTGTCGCACCAGTGCGAACCGATGTCGGCGATGGCGCGCGACGGGCCGTTTTGCGCCGGCTCAAGCCGCCAGTTGTAGTCGGTGTCATACAAGAGCCAGTCTTGCACATAGCCGCCGTACACGAAATGGACGCGCTTCGCCTCACGGGCAAGCCGCTCTTTCGCCTCGACAACGAGCGGGTAGTGGCGGTAGTTGAAGCAGACCGCGCTAAGGCTTTCGCTTTGTTCAGCGAGCCGCTTCAATTCCGCCGACTGTTCGCTGTCCATGGCGAGCGGCTTTTCCGACAATAAATGTTTTCCCGCCTCAAGCACCGCCTTGTTGATGGGAAAATGCGAAACGTTGCGCGTGCAGTTGTGAACGGCTTCGACGTCCGGGTCGTCAATTAAAGCGCGGTAGTCGCCGTATGCTTTCGGAATCCCGAACCGGCGCGCGGCTTCCTCCGCTTTTTCTTGGCTGCTTGAGGCGATGGCGACAATGTTCACCAACGGCAGGCGTCGGAGCGCCTCAATATGGGAAGAAGCGGAAAAGCCCGTGCCGATAATGCCGACGTTGATCGGTTTCACTGCGTCACTCCTCCTTGTTTCGCTTTGATCGGCTCAAGCGGCTTGACGTTGCCGAAGACGATTTCCCCGCGGTTGACCGGCGCGGCCCAGCGGACGGCGTTGGCGATCACTTTCAGCACATCCGGGTGATGGTACGTCGGGTACGTTTCATGGCCAGGGCGGAAGTAGAAAATTTTCCCTTTCCCGCGCGTAAACGTGCAGCCGCTGCGGAACACTTCTCCGCCTTCAAACCAGCTGATGAAAATCGTTTCGTCCGGCTCTGGGATGTCGAAAAACTCGCCGTACATTTCTTCCTGCTCAAGCTCGATGTACGGTCCGATTCCTTCCACGATCGGATGGCCCGGGGCGACGACCCAGAGACGCTCTTTTTCATCGGCTTCGCGCCATTTCAAATTGCATGTCGTCCCCATCAGCTTTTTGAAAATTTTCGAGAAATGGCCGGAATGAAGGACAATGAGCCCCATTCCTTCCAGCACGCGGCGGTGGACGCGTTCGACAACCTCATCTTTCACTTCGTCATGGGCGATATGCCCCCACCAGACGAGGACGTCGCACCGGTCGAGCACCTCGTCGGTCAAGCCGTGCTCCGGTTCGTCCAAGACAGCGGTCGCGGCGTCAAACCCTGCTTCGGCTAGGTAGTTCGCGATGACGGTATGCATTCCTTCCGGATAAATCGCTCTTACCTGTTCATCTTTCTTTTCATGGCGAAATTCGTTCCAGACGACAACGCGGATGGGTGTGGTC
Above is a window of Geobacillus thermoleovorans DNA encoding:
- a CDS encoding UvrD-helicase domain-containing protein, giving the protein MNLTEEQQAVIDANSRKILVKAGAGTGKTEVLTRRIVRLIEEDPSLSITEMAIITFTNKATEELQARLKNRLYAKWSSCSSESERKRFRYELELLNSSQISTIHKFCKNILSEAGPYYLDDVLFNPNFHIKNDSHKQAITEVIEVWIQEKRANNEPVEHLNIMPVHKLKDILSTSYELLRTKGLDIETVLTRTKRYSSLEERTARRLKIELVELLKRIHEHHYLLKYNSLDVDDLLEYCYKILKNDYGLLRKIQQKYRYIFIDEFQDTSLYQAEMVKLICDGSDDAPALFLVGDLKQSIYEFRGADTDSYSKIEEWIAKDGMVLTLSTNWRSNPSLVMFVNTVFDRIKKKESGNYTFYQEPLKPKEEGAHISFSEISEWILCNPTESQAKKVAEWLKKKLSNDDPSRYCLLFRKNFEIKAFEKEFTNQKIPFKVIGSGDFYNCREIIDALKLLQYLYMPTMSKYAFEALGTIFINYDRSKLDELYRNIKPLIPKFTPAQILDYIYKFTLAHKAYPKQAYANLVKLKQLARDLGFNEHITLGQFIQWLSAMIQAEKDEPQADVLDVDSDDRYVTMMTIHKAKGLEFPIVILPNLDQSISQRALNPEILYHRHQMTLEFCYEKYYSTGTKIVSKNYEEAVNLNQYSIYSEELRVLYVALTRAKEKLVLVGSANCPESKICYQNWLKID
- a CDS encoding nuclease-related domain-containing protein; this encodes MAYIIPECPTFKTRGEEKLFNALKANLDDLWTVYYEPVINGKYPDFILFHEYYGILILEVKDYTTQTILEIRKDYWKIYSQGKEVSIKNPFSQAIEYRNELINLLSKHKELVEQAGNFQGKLKFPVAVGCVFVDLTASDIINLCIDQVIPLGQLFCMEDLEDSHVFNEKINGIMEKLFTINSLSREEARIVKQVIYPVIKVNYSGQVDRSLEEEQQTGKEEKERKEILNVQLISFEHYVDEFYYVVDRVHHLCQTGAARNITIAYPLNRFLRRGTVKEFISDLLKSRGLLAKRGLTLKLFELEQLSDYCRSTDYLFIVDINSIRSTAVYERQLRPIIEGKIYNGPIMLTANKPSWLTKKLKNRLAQR
- a CDS encoding CBO0543 family protein encodes the protein MEHSILWLLAAVGIGLLGLSFRFLSPREVWLSFLLNAYISSLAGLIVSGAGMLAYPVRLFPDYTNDSVIFEYLLYPVVSVYVYGTSRRSGWKGIWMQCAAYTGGMTAVEILLERHTDLIEYHTWKWGYSFVSMFVVTLAVRVMAGRLLKENG
- a CDS encoding CBO0543 family protein translates to MDRFHLWALLVLGLILLAFSLRKPPIKDVILVFLLKAYFSTFFGVIVVEKHLLDYPVRFLGQYFDTSILFEYFLYPIMCVYFYRTSYHSSFFGIVGQCALYTAALTFIEVLYEKYTNLITYHTWTWMHSFVTIFLLSFFVRMLMKWINRWEESVRWRS
- a CDS encoding sugar phosphate isomerase/epimerase family protein yields the protein MKVGVFTVLYQQLPLEDMLDKVAAMGIEAVELGTGNYPGNAHCDPDVLLDQPEKIKALKKAAADRGLVISALSCHGNPLHPDKAFAKQSHDTWRKTVRLAEQLEVPVINAFSGCPGDHPGAKYPNWVTCSWPPDYLEILKWQWEEVVIPYWREEAAFAKEHGITQIAFEMHPGFVVYNPETLLKLREHVGEAIGANFDPSHLLWQGIDPVEAIKLLGREKAIFHVHAKDTYLDEANIRKNGVLDTKHYSQILDRSWVFRTVGYGQSEKMWRDIVSALRAVGYDYVLSIEHEDMLASIDEGLSKAVALLKKVLFKEELPEMWWA
- a CDS encoding Gfo/Idh/MocA family protein, which gives rise to MKPINVGIIGTGFSASSHIEALRRLPLVNIVAIASSSQEKAEEAARRFGIPKAYGDYRALIDDPDVEAVHNCTRNVSHFPINKAVLEAGKHLLSEKPLAMDSEQSAELKRLAEQSESLSAVCFNYRHYPLVVEAKERLAREAKRVHFVYGGYVQDWLLYDTDYNWRLEPAQNGPSRAIADIGSHWCDTVQYVLGKRIVEVFADLRTVHPVRYKPKQEGSTFTSGHNQDAEPVQIDTEDGGSVLVHFDDGTHGAFTISQVSAGRKNRLYFEIAADEMTLAWDQEHPNRLWVGRRNGPNEEIVRDPALLSPQAAAYAHYPGGHEEGWPDGLKNLFRDFYCAIIRKQRGEALGELPFATIADGHHTMTIVDAILESHRTKRWVRVAE
- a CDS encoding ThuA domain-containing protein, whose protein sequence is MTTPIRVVVWNEFRHEKKDEQVRAIYPEGMHTVIANYLAEAGFDAATAVLDEPEHGLTDEVLDRCDVLVWWGHIAHDEVKDEVVERVHRRVLEGMGLIVLHSGHFSKIFKKLMGTTCNLKWREADEKERLWVVAPGHPIVEGIGPYIELEQEEMYGEFFDIPEPDETIFISWFEGGEVFRSGCTFTRGKGKIFYFRPGHETYPTYHHPDVLKVIANAVRWAAPVNRGEIVFGNVKPLEPIKAKQGGVTQ